Proteins encoded together in one Desulfovibrio sp. window:
- a CDS encoding NapC/NirT family cytochrome c: MSNSPPKQAGTTNWFKVAMILLAVLVLGVGGAYTMQTTDQAAFCSSCHSMDTSFWTFKNSGHAKLACNDCHAPYNLAAKIPFKAAAGASDAWSTVTKNIPDVIHANKLHKDVIQANCVRCHTPTIEKVAMDSKPYCGDCHRSVPHKSRTPISTRKVADD, encoded by the coding sequence ATGAGCAACTCGCCGCCGAAACAGGCAGGAACGACCAACTGGTTCAAGGTCGCCATGATTCTCCTGGCTGTCCTGGTATTAGGCGTTGGCGGGGCCTATACCATGCAGACCACGGACCAGGCGGCCTTCTGTTCCAGTTGCCATTCCATGGACACCTCGTTCTGGACCTTCAAGAACTCGGGCCATGCCAAGCTCGCCTGTAACGATTGCCACGCCCCCTACAACCTGGCCGCCAAGATTCCCTTCAAGGCCGCTGCTGGCGCAAGCGATGCATGGAGCACGGTCACCAAGAACATCCCCGACGTGATCCATGCGAACAAGCTGCATAAGGATGTGATCCAGGCCAACTGCGTGCGCTGCCACACGCCCACCATTGAAAAAGTGGCCATGGATTCCAAGCCCTATTGCGGGGACTGCCATCGTTCGGTCCCGCACAAGTCCCGCACCCCCATCTCCACAAGGAAGGTCGCCGATGACTAA
- a CDS encoding SpoIIE family protein phosphatase has translation MDALPPVKLGAIILGASTLVLAARPFLEKALVENREIFCQPRAQFILDFLLGLAAGSLAASFNTAVLGFPFFSGVKLGIGMASLAFFLSMDAAITRQRRIIDRACTKNWRTPPEKVRPMARKFAFVALGSAVIVAALLTVILINGVDWLAGHASDPRALAEAKRSVTMEVVYVTAVLIAGVGILIFRYSENLRRLLSEQTVVLEAVSQGEFRRFIPVATADEFGVIAARTNSMIEGLRHRTQLMEALSQAEAIQKSLLPGMIPMRQGVDIAATAIYSGQTGGDYYDFLELAGDTLAVVVADVSGHGVDSALLMASARGFLRQAALCLSDTSRIVTTLNRHLARDVAGSGHFITLFMLVLDPRQHHVEWVRAGHDPAIVYDPDSDAFTELHGKGLPLAVDQESAYLPQRLKEWPAGKILILGTDGLWESFGPDRSMYGKDRLRKVIRDNAAKPAQAILEAITTDWREFLDGGNQDDDVTLVVIRFAAV, from the coding sequence ATGGATGCACTGCCCCCCGTGAAGCTGGGGGCGATCATCCTGGGCGCCTCGACACTTGTGCTCGCGGCCAGGCCCTTTCTGGAAAAAGCCCTGGTGGAAAACCGCGAGATTTTCTGCCAGCCCCGAGCCCAGTTCATTCTCGATTTTCTCCTGGGCCTCGCGGCCGGATCACTGGCTGCATCGTTTAATACCGCCGTGCTCGGATTCCCCTTTTTCAGTGGTGTGAAGTTGGGAATAGGCATGGCCTCGCTAGCATTCTTCCTGTCCATGGACGCTGCAATTACCCGGCAGCGACGCATCATCGACCGGGCATGCACCAAAAACTGGCGGACCCCGCCTGAAAAGGTGCGTCCCATGGCCCGCAAGTTCGCATTCGTGGCTCTGGGTTCCGCTGTCATCGTGGCGGCGCTTCTCACTGTGATTCTCATTAACGGCGTGGACTGGCTGGCCGGACACGCAAGCGACCCCAGGGCCCTGGCCGAAGCCAAGCGGTCGGTGACCATGGAAGTGGTTTACGTTACAGCCGTGCTCATCGCCGGGGTGGGCATCCTGATATTTCGGTATTCGGAAAACCTGCGCAGGCTTCTTTCCGAGCAGACAGTGGTGCTGGAAGCCGTGAGCCAGGGAGAGTTCCGCCGGTTCATTCCCGTGGCCACCGCCGACGAGTTCGGAGTAATCGCCGCGCGCACCAACTCCATGATAGAGGGACTACGGCACCGCACCCAGCTCATGGAAGCCCTTTCCCAGGCCGAGGCCATACAGAAGAGTCTCTTGCCGGGCATGATCCCCATGCGCCAAGGTGTGGACATCGCGGCCACAGCCATCTACTCGGGGCAGACAGGCGGGGACTACTACGACTTCTTGGAACTGGCCGGGGACACCCTGGCCGTGGTGGTGGCGGACGTCTCCGGCCACGGCGTCGATTCGGCCCTGCTCATGGCCTCGGCCCGAGGTTTTCTGCGACAAGCGGCCCTGTGCCTGTCCGACACCTCGCGCATCGTGACCACCCTGAACCGGCATCTGGCCCGGGACGTGGCCGGAAGCGGCCATTTCATCACCCTGTTCATGCTGGTGCTGGACCCGAGGCAACACCATGTGGAGTGGGTCCGGGCCGGCCATGACCCCGCCATAGTGTATGATCCGGACTCGGATGCATTCACCGAGCTGCACGGCAAGGGCTTACCCCTGGCTGTCGACCAGGAGAGCGCCTATCTCCCCCAGAGGCTGAAAGAGTGGCCAGCCGGCAAGATTCTGATACTTGGTACGGATGGGCTCTGGGAGAGCTTCGGGCCGGACAGGTCCATGTACGGCAAAGACAGGCTCCGCAAGGTGATCCGGGACAATGCGGCCAAACCCGCCCAGGCCATACTTGAAGCCATCACTACGGATTGGCGCGAATTTCTGGACGGAGGGAACCAGGACGACGACGTGACCCTGGTGGTAATCCGCTTCGCGGCTGTCTAG
- a CDS encoding class I SAM-dependent methyltransferase has translation MKQENKRHESCIWSQTEDAMLIPHAQDKYHYLINFCHWRKVHHIPGDFVEIGALFGEGTQLLSHYLSKECRNKLLHVIDVFDLDFDQTATDQGFVMKELYKEWLAERGAPSQWLLYLHNTRGLLNVRTLRGDSKAVILPASKIAFAFIDGNHQADYVQSDFNMIWNRLSPGGVVAFHDYKGDLPDVTRTIDELAERHATDLEYSKAVPRQFLYFMVKRRQQGQSSIVA, from the coding sequence CCACGCCCAGGACAAGTACCATTACCTCATCAATTTCTGTCACTGGCGCAAGGTTCACCATATTCCCGGGGACTTTGTGGAGATCGGCGCCTTGTTCGGCGAAGGTACGCAGTTGCTCTCGCACTATCTGTCCAAGGAATGCCGGAACAAGCTCCTCCACGTCATCGATGTGTTTGATCTTGATTTCGATCAGACCGCCACGGACCAGGGCTTCGTGATGAAAGAACTCTACAAGGAGTGGCTGGCCGAGAGAGGGGCTCCCTCGCAGTGGCTTCTCTATCTGCACAACACCCGGGGGCTCTTGAACGTCCGAACCCTGCGAGGAGATTCCAAGGCAGTCATCCTGCCCGCATCCAAAATCGCCTTCGCCTTTATCGACGGCAACCATCAGGCCGACTACGTCCAGAGTGATTTCAACATGATCTGGAACCGGCTGAGCCCAGGCGGAGTGGTGGCCTTCCATGACTACAAAGGCGACCTGCCCGATGTCACCCGCACCATAGACGAACTGGCCGAGCGCCATGCCACGGACCTTGAATACTCCAAGGCTGTTCCCAGGCAGTTTCTCTATTTCATGGTGAAACGCCGGCAACAGGGCCAATCCTCCATAGTCGCATAA
- a CDS encoding methyl-accepting chemotaxis protein codes for MNNIRVGVRLVSAFVLVSLFTVVVGIAGYVGLKSTKSYLDNSNNDYIPGISYLANMRFNLRNIVVAQRTLLIDKISPQERQRQKDNLKAAREANVEAVAKYEALPRTPEEDARWQVFKKELETVRTINDKTMEAITAWEKDINNDELFEHLTDLVMTQALKSNRALNDAVGSVMEYNVKSAQTDTQTAEKEIGWLNTLITALAVLAPVASLLIGLFVTRSIVLPLKRNMEFSAAVANGDLNAVLDVNCTDETGKLADGLRFMVKNLKEKIAEADAKSAQAEQAAEEARLATAEAQKAKEQAEAAKREGMLHAADSLEGVVEIVTSASEELAAQVEQSSRGAEQQAQRVGETATAMEQMNATVLEVAKNASQAAETSDQARGKAEEGSKRVGQVVESIGEVQRHALGLKTDMTTLGKQAEGIGQVMNVISDIADQTNLLALNAAIEAARAGEAGRGFAVVADEVRKLAEKTMTATKEVGDAIGGIQGGTKRNIENVDLAVEKIDEATSMANHSGEALREIVTLVELATDQVRSIATASEEQSAASEQINRSIEEINRVSAETSEGMRQSALAVEELANQSQVLKGLIEEMQSDGGSSGSLPAGRSAKRALGA; via the coding sequence ATGAATAACATACGCGTTGGCGTGAGGCTGGTTTCAGCCTTTGTTTTGGTGTCGCTGTTCACCGTGGTGGTGGGTATTGCCGGTTATGTGGGTCTCAAATCCACCAAGAGTTATCTGGACAATAGCAACAACGACTACATTCCAGGCATCAGCTACCTGGCGAACATGCGGTTCAACCTGAGAAACATCGTCGTTGCGCAACGAACCCTGCTTATCGACAAGATATCCCCGCAGGAGCGCCAGCGCCAGAAGGATAACTTGAAGGCCGCGCGTGAAGCTAACGTGGAAGCCGTGGCCAAATACGAAGCCCTGCCCCGCACTCCCGAGGAAGATGCGCGGTGGCAGGTATTCAAGAAGGAACTGGAAACAGTCAGGACGATAAACGACAAGACCATGGAGGCCATCACCGCCTGGGAAAAGGACATCAACAACGATGAGCTTTTCGAGCATTTGACCGACCTGGTCATGACCCAGGCTTTGAAGTCCAACCGGGCGCTTAACGACGCTGTCGGCAGTGTGATGGAATATAACGTCAAAAGCGCGCAAACAGATACTCAGACAGCGGAAAAGGAAATCGGCTGGCTGAACACCCTGATCACGGCCCTGGCTGTACTCGCTCCTGTGGCGTCCCTGTTGATAGGACTTTTCGTGACCCGGTCCATCGTTTTGCCGCTGAAGAGGAACATGGAGTTTTCCGCCGCAGTAGCCAACGGCGACTTGAACGCGGTTCTGGACGTGAACTGCACGGACGAAACCGGCAAGCTGGCTGACGGGTTGCGCTTCATGGTTAAGAACCTCAAGGAGAAGATTGCCGAGGCTGACGCCAAGAGCGCTCAGGCCGAGCAAGCCGCCGAGGAAGCCAGGCTGGCCACGGCCGAGGCCCAGAAGGCCAAGGAGCAGGCCGAAGCGGCCAAGCGCGAAGGCATGCTCCATGCGGCCGACAGCCTGGAAGGGGTGGTCGAGATCGTCACTTCGGCTTCAGAGGAACTTGCGGCCCAGGTGGAGCAGTCCAGCCGGGGTGCCGAGCAGCAGGCCCAGCGCGTCGGCGAGACTGCCACCGCCATGGAGCAGATGAACGCCACAGTACTTGAGGTGGCAAAAAACGCTTCCCAGGCTGCGGAAACATCCGACCAGGCCCGGGGCAAGGCCGAGGAAGGTTCAAAGAGAGTGGGGCAGGTGGTGGAAAGCATCGGCGAAGTGCAGCGCCATGCACTTGGGCTGAAAACCGACATGACCACTCTGGGCAAACAGGCGGAGGGAATCGGGCAGGTGATGAACGTCATCTCCGATATCGCGGACCAGACCAACCTGCTGGCCTTGAACGCGGCCATCGAGGCCGCAAGGGCCGGCGAGGCGGGCCGAGGGTTCGCCGTGGTGGCGGACGAAGTGCGCAAATTGGCCGAGAAGACCATGACCGCCACCAAGGAAGTGGGTGATGCCATCGGCGGCATCCAGGGTGGCACCAAGCGAAACATTGAGAACGTGGATCTGGCGGTGGAAAAGATCGACGAAGCCACCTCCATGGCCAACCACTCGGGCGAAGCCTTGCGAGAGATCGTTACGCTGGTGGAACTGGCCACTGATCAGGTCCGCTCCATCGCCACAGCCAGCGAGGAACAGTCCGCGGCCAGCGAGCAGATCAACCGTTCCATCGAAGAAATCAACAGGGTTTCGGCCGAGACCTCCGAAGGCATGCGGCAGTCCGCCTTGGCCGTGGAGGAGTTGGCCAATCAGTCGCAGGTGCTCAAGGGGCTTATCGAGGAGATGCAGTCCGACGGCGGATCGAGTGGAAGCCTTCCTGCTGGAAGGTCCGCGAAACGCGCTTTGGGAGCATAA
- a CDS encoding L-serine ammonia-lyase: protein MRPITISVFELFKIGPGPSSSHTIGPMLAARQFVDMAGLLPTDILDRARSLEVRLFGSLAATGRGHGTVRAVLAGLLGHSPESCPPDILDTMSGFGTGSIRLGGRDVAISEDSVVFDMLTKPEHHPNTIWLALKDSEGAPLFEREAYSVGGGFIEWKDQQPVTSPALPFPYSTMQELLLCIDASGLSLPEIMLANEAALTGLSPQDIGAKLEHVMRVMEDAVERGLEADGPLPGPLGLHRKAKALFERYRQDPQMHDRPILALCACAFAGAEENASGHTIVTAPTAGASGVLPAVLYVTKNLRPTAGVFRKALREALLAAAVVGMLAKHNASVSGAEVGCQGEVGVASAMAAAFLAQVNGHPARVVENAAETALEHHLGLTCDPVQGYVQIPCIERNAMGAVKAFAAYQIAAAEVPGHHMVGLDQAIKAMAETGRDMCAKYKETAQGGLAESVRC, encoded by the coding sequence ATGCGCCCCATCACCATTTCAGTTTTCGAGCTCTTCAAAATTGGCCCTGGCCCGTCCAGCTCCCACACCATCGGCCCCATGCTGGCCGCCAGGCAGTTCGTGGACATGGCAGGATTGCTCCCCACGGACATTCTGGACAGGGCCCGGTCTCTCGAGGTCAGGCTCTTCGGCTCGCTGGCGGCCACCGGCCGGGGACACGGGACGGTCCGGGCCGTACTGGCCGGCCTGCTCGGGCACAGCCCGGAGTCCTGCCCCCCGGACATTCTCGACACCATGTCCGGCTTCGGCACGGGAAGCATCCGGCTGGGCGGCCGCGATGTAGCCATATCCGAAGATTCCGTGGTCTTCGACATGCTGACAAAGCCCGAGCATCATCCCAATACCATCTGGCTTGCGCTCAAAGACTCCGAGGGGGCACCGCTTTTTGAGCGAGAAGCCTATTCGGTGGGAGGCGGTTTCATCGAGTGGAAGGACCAGCAGCCAGTTACATCACCGGCCCTGCCGTTTCCGTATTCCACAATGCAGGAGCTGCTTCTGTGTATCGATGCCTCGGGGCTGTCGTTACCGGAGATTATGCTCGCCAACGAAGCCGCCCTGACCGGGCTTTCTCCCCAGGATATCGGGGCCAAGCTCGAGCACGTCATGCGGGTCATGGAGGACGCGGTGGAGCGGGGTCTGGAGGCGGATGGTCCTCTGCCGGGTCCGCTTGGGCTACATCGCAAGGCCAAGGCTCTTTTCGAGCGCTACAGGCAGGACCCGCAGATGCACGACAGGCCCATTCTTGCCTTGTGTGCCTGCGCCTTTGCCGGGGCGGAGGAGAACGCAAGCGGGCACACCATCGTTACCGCACCCACGGCAGGGGCTTCGGGAGTGCTTCCGGCAGTGCTCTACGTCACCAAGAACCTGCGTCCGACCGCGGGAGTCTTCAGGAAGGCCCTGCGCGAGGCGTTGTTGGCCGCTGCCGTGGTGGGAATGTTGGCCAAGCACAACGCTTCAGTGAGTGGGGCCGAGGTGGGGTGCCAGGGAGAGGTGGGCGTGGCGTCCGCCATGGCTGCCGCGTTTCTGGCCCAGGTGAACGGCCATCCCGCCAGGGTGGTTGAAAATGCCGCTGAAACAGCCCTGGAGCACCATCTGGGACTGACCTGCGATCCCGTGCAGGGCTACGTGCAGATACCCTGCATCGAGCGAAACGCCATGGGGGCGGTGAAGGCCTTCGCAGCCTACCAGATTGCGGCTGCCGAGGTCCCGGGGCACCATATGGTCGGGTTGGATCAGGCCATTAAGGCCATGGCCGAAACCGGCCGTGACATGTGCGCAAAATACAAGGAGACAGCTCAGGGCGGTCTGGCCGAAAGCGTGCGCTGCTGA
- a CDS encoding hemerythrin family protein, which yields MASWEIARAGWTMAKIEWNASFSLGVKSLDSQQRRLIELAAGIIQSVKSKQDYRLVSALFSKLRQHTVYHFNDEEEFMRSMGYPEVKAHAKEHDDIKSMLRQHQEQLFWEGRVREKDIREFLKKLLVEHVVYSDLSVKRFLSANTLQKDKAPAA from the coding sequence ATGGCTTCGTGGGAAATCGCTCGTGCGGGGTGGACCATGGCAAAAATTGAGTGGAACGCGTCTTTCAGCCTGGGCGTGAAGTCTTTGGACAGCCAGCAGAGAAGATTGATCGAACTGGCCGCAGGCATCATTCAATCCGTGAAAAGCAAACAGGATTACCGTCTGGTTTCCGCTCTCTTCAGCAAGCTCAGGCAGCATACCGTCTACCATTTCAACGATGAAGAAGAGTTCATGCGCTCCATGGGGTATCCGGAGGTCAAAGCCCATGCCAAGGAGCATGATGATATCAAAAGTATGTTGCGCCAACACCAAGAGCAACTCTTCTGGGAAGGGAGAGTTCGGGAAAAGGACATTCGGGAGTTTCTAAAGAAATTGCTCGTGGAGCACGTGGTGTATTCAGATCTCAGTGTGAAACGATTCCTCAGCGCGAACACTCTCCAAAAAGACAAGGCTCCTGCCGCCTGA
- a CDS encoding ammonia-forming cytochrome c nitrite reductase subunit c552 — protein MTKNKLFVALLAAAVLSLFIVGCGQQADAPKAPTYKTGLKSEETSNKAFEKQFPAQWTTYQRNNKDDLQQLTDFGGPVPWDKNDNINQPPKGNPKAAQPYLKNLWLGYPFSLEYKKARGHTYAIDDILHTDRINQYSDKAGLPATCWNCKTNKMANWHKEYGDKLWSMEFQDFRAKTDPKDDSIGCAYCHDPADMKLRISSVPLKETLEKLGFDLSKASRNEMRTLVCAQCHVEYYFQPAKYGPAAKPIFPWTTGATPDKPFAGVDPENIYEYYKDHGVVEMKGMENWFADWTHPVSKTPMLKAQHPEFEHFINGPHGAAGVACADCHMAYTRTVDPDKKKTSNHQWTSPLLNPEGTCKQCHQDKTAEYLKERVLFTQRKVHDQLLKAQEMSVRAHEAVRLANEFKGEKNAAYDALMLQAKENVRHGQWMWDYVSAENSMGFHNPVKALDTLARSQEYSRRAADLAMQATNYAVAKNLEGDIKTLVPPILEWSREMMMNPENLKKYVWTTYLQPAPKATKMWDGTKKLTQ, from the coding sequence ATGACTAAGAACAAACTTTTCGTCGCCCTGCTCGCGGCAGCGGTCTTGAGTCTTTTCATCGTCGGCTGCGGCCAGCAGGCCGACGCGCCCAAGGCCCCCACCTACAAGACCGGGCTAAAGAGCGAAGAGACCAGCAACAAAGCCTTTGAAAAACAGTTCCCGGCCCAGTGGACCACCTACCAGCGCAACAACAAGGACGACCTGCAGCAGCTGACCGACTTCGGCGGACCCGTTCCCTGGGACAAGAACGACAACATCAACCAGCCTCCCAAAGGCAATCCCAAGGCGGCCCAGCCCTATCTCAAAAACCTGTGGCTGGGGTACCCTTTCAGCCTGGAGTACAAGAAAGCGCGCGGGCACACCTACGCCATCGACGACATCCTGCACACCGATCGTATCAACCAGTATTCAGACAAGGCCGGCCTGCCCGCCACCTGCTGGAACTGCAAGACCAACAAGATGGCCAATTGGCACAAGGAATACGGCGACAAATTGTGGTCCATGGAATTCCAGGACTTCCGCGCCAAGACCGACCCCAAGGACGATTCCATCGGATGCGCCTACTGCCACGATCCAGCGGACATGAAGCTGCGCATTTCCTCGGTGCCCCTGAAGGAAACTCTCGAGAAGCTCGGCTTCGACCTGTCCAAGGCCAGCCGGAACGAAATGCGCACCCTGGTATGCGCCCAGTGCCACGTGGAGTACTACTTCCAGCCCGCCAAGTACGGCCCGGCCGCCAAACCCATCTTCCCCTGGACCACCGGCGCCACGCCTGACAAGCCCTTTGCCGGCGTGGATCCCGAAAACATTTACGAATACTACAAGGACCACGGCGTGGTCGAGATGAAGGGCATGGAGAACTGGTTCGCCGACTGGACGCATCCCGTGTCCAAGACTCCCATGCTCAAAGCCCAGCACCCAGAATTCGAACACTTCATCAACGGTCCCCACGGGGCCGCGGGTGTTGCCTGTGCCGACTGCCACATGGCCTACACCCGCACAGTCGATCCGGACAAGAAGAAGACCAGCAACCACCAGTGGACCTCGCCGCTTCTGAACCCCGAGGGGACCTGCAAGCAGTGCCACCAGGACAAGACTGCGGAATATCTCAAGGAGCGCGTGCTGTTCACCCAGCGCAAGGTTCACGACCAGCTCTTAAAGGCCCAGGAAATGTCCGTGCGCGCCCATGAGGCAGTGCGCCTGGCAAACGAGTTCAAGGGCGAAAAGAACGCCGCTTACGACGCGCTCATGCTCCAGGCCAAGGAGAATGTCCGCCACGGCCAGTGGATGTGGGACTATGTGTCCGCCGAGAACTCCATGGGCTTCCACAACCCCGTGAAGGCCCTGGACACCCTGGCCCGTTCCCAGGAATACAGCCGCCGCGCCGCTGACCTGGCCATGCAGGCAACCAACTACGCCGTGGCCAAGAACCTGGAAGGCGACATCAAGACCCTGGTTCCGCCCATCTTGGAATGGAGCCGCGAAATGATGATGAATCCTGAAAACCTGAAGAAGTACGTCTGGACCACTTACCTGCAGCCCGCTCCCAAGGCCACCAAGATGTGGGACGGCACCAAGAAGCTGACCCAGTAA
- a CDS encoding acyltransferase, with translation MKKDIPQLHFIRAIAMVGIFLHHLFQGIGPLRDAYAGTLLGEAFKDLALGVVVFNVMTAFLLAMPYVGDTPAPIPKLKDFVPKRLSRLCPHYFIAVLLVIIGNAVVYRVTDPAAWLPSALSHIFFLDPLRTQSFMSNTAAYWWLGLLFQFTLAWPWILTQYRKYGPAKFTITTALIVWPLTEAVKLWGQASPDGWGGTLAFLSSFNLPSRLPEFLIGMWMADLWKQSPGRALIVDTRLGGLIFGTCGFCLVWWLLGLQTPWFASLAWTLALFVVLFSLPFSESMGQRQGVLWLSGASYAIYLMHQPILSYLDVAVASFSPWWKFLALGALGWFFSVKEADYLDRAAAWVSGKLPGHK, from the coding sequence GTGAAGAAAGATATACCTCAGCTGCACTTCATACGCGCCATCGCCATGGTGGGAATATTCCTGCACCACCTTTTCCAGGGGATCGGCCCCCTGCGCGACGCCTACGCCGGGACATTGCTTGGAGAGGCGTTCAAGGATCTGGCCCTGGGCGTGGTTGTGTTCAACGTCATGACCGCCTTTCTCCTGGCCATGCCCTATGTTGGCGACACCCCCGCCCCGATACCGAAGCTCAAGGACTTCGTTCCCAAGCGGCTGTCCAGGCTTTGCCCCCATTATTTCATCGCCGTTCTTCTGGTGATCATCGGCAACGCGGTAGTGTACAGGGTGACTGATCCCGCTGCCTGGCTGCCTTCGGCCCTTTCGCACATTTTCTTTCTGGACCCACTGCGGACGCAGTCTTTCATGTCCAACACGGCGGCCTACTGGTGGCTTGGACTCCTGTTCCAGTTCACCCTGGCCTGGCCCTGGATACTTACCCAGTACCGCAAGTACGGCCCGGCCAAATTCACCATCACCACCGCGCTCATCGTCTGGCCGCTCACCGAGGCCGTCAAGCTTTGGGGGCAGGCTTCCCCGGACGGATGGGGAGGCACCCTGGCCTTCCTCTCCTCCTTCAACCTGCCTTCGAGACTTCCGGAATTTCTCATCGGCATGTGGATGGCTGACCTGTGGAAGCAGTCTCCTGGGCGGGCCTTGATTGTGGACACCCGCCTGGGCGGCCTCATCTTCGGCACCTGCGGATTCTGCCTGGTCTGGTGGCTCCTTGGCTTGCAAACCCCCTGGTTCGCCTCCCTGGCCTGGACCCTGGCCCTGTTCGTGGTTCTCTTTTCCCTGCCGTTTTCCGAAAGCATGGGCCAGCGCCAAGGGGTGCTTTGGCTCTCAGGCGCTTCCTACGCCATCTATCTCATGCACCAGCCGATATTGAGCTACCTGGACGTGGCCGTGGCTTCGTTCTCGCCGTGGTGGAAATTCCTGGCGCTTGGGGCCTTGGGATGGTTCTTCAGCGTGAAGGAGGCGGACTACCTGGACAGGGCCGCAGCCTGGGTTTCAGGGAAACTGCCAGGGCACAAGTGA
- the selB gene encoding selenocysteine-specific translation elongation factor, translating to MPVIMGTAGHIDHGKTTLVKALTGIDCDRLSEEKKRGITIELGFAFMELGGHRIGVVDVPGHERFVKNMVAGAAGIDFVVLVIAADEGVMPQTREHLEICTLLGIKQGVVALTKLDAVDEEWLSLVTEDVKTFLAPTFLADAPFIPVSAHTGQGLDALKAELARLTAEFTPKRRSDLARLPIDRVFTMKGHGTVVTGTLIAGQLKTGDEAMLFPSGKPTKVRGLQVHGNASDVALAGQRTAVNVSGLEVEDVERGEVLAHAGTLFPSLAWNMEITCLASSPRALRHRGEVHFHHGTREVMARLYFLDRDKLEPGQTALCQARFESPLAGVSGDRCVMRAFSPLRTVAGGTILTPLAGRIKRNGPELADLAALPQASTEDVIRLHLKLRGSVGASFAELMVLTGLESRELDKTLQGFSGKGQASLWDKEAKLWILGDVLEGLGLSLIQHMEAFHKREPLKQGVARGELASTWGKKHPPKLMHFLLERLLKTGGLSQDLELLRLPAHTILLGTDQEDLRARILGVYQVGGLTPPNYKDVLEMMGLGPKDVQPVYKLLQDQGFLARVKEEMYFATSALEALKSKVLEYFSSNRELGPQEFRELTGLSRKFAIPLLEYLDKEKVTIRVGDKRVPRAVTSGAGA from the coding sequence ATGCCGGTCATCATGGGCACGGCCGGTCACATCGACCACGGCAAGACCACACTCGTCAAAGCCCTCACAGGAATCGACTGCGACCGCCTGTCCGAGGAAAAGAAGCGCGGCATTACCATCGAGCTGGGCTTCGCCTTCATGGAGCTCGGTGGCCACCGCATTGGCGTGGTGGACGTTCCCGGGCACGAGCGTTTCGTAAAGAACATGGTGGCCGGCGCGGCCGGCATCGACTTCGTGGTCCTGGTCATCGCGGCCGACGAGGGCGTCATGCCCCAGACACGCGAGCACCTGGAGATCTGCACCCTTTTAGGCATCAAGCAGGGTGTGGTAGCGCTGACCAAGCTGGACGCAGTTGACGAAGAATGGCTGTCCCTGGTCACCGAGGACGTCAAAACCTTCCTGGCTCCGACATTTCTAGCCGATGCCCCGTTCATACCGGTATCCGCCCACACCGGCCAGGGTCTTGACGCGCTCAAGGCGGAACTCGCCCGCCTAACAGCTGAATTTACCCCCAAGCGCCGCTCGGACCTTGCCCGGCTGCCCATAGACCGGGTTTTCACCATGAAGGGGCACGGCACCGTAGTGACCGGCACGCTCATAGCCGGGCAGCTTAAAACTGGTGACGAAGCCATGCTTTTCCCCTCGGGCAAGCCAACCAAGGTGCGCGGCCTCCAGGTGCATGGCAACGCTTCCGATGTGGCCCTGGCGGGGCAACGCACCGCGGTGAACGTCTCCGGCCTGGAAGTGGAGGACGTTGAGCGCGGCGAGGTGCTCGCCCATGCAGGCACCCTGTTTCCAAGTCTGGCCTGGAACATGGAAATCACCTGCCTGGCATCCTCCCCCAGGGCGCTCAGGCATCGCGGCGAGGTCCATTTCCACCACGGAACCCGCGAGGTGATGGCCCGGCTCTATTTCCTGGACCGGGACAAGCTCGAACCCGGCCAGACCGCTCTGTGCCAGGCCCGTTTTGAATCTCCCCTGGCCGGCGTAAGCGGCGACCGATGCGTCATGCGCGCCTTTTCCCCGCTTCGTACCGTTGCGGGCGGGACCATACTCACCCCCCTGGCTGGCCGCATCAAACGCAACGGCCCGGAACTCGCCGATCTGGCCGCCTTGCCCCAGGCATCAACAGAAGATGTGATCCGCCTTCATCTTAAACTGCGTGGGTCTGTGGGTGCCAGCTTCGCGGAACTCATGGTTCTTACCGGCCTGGAAAGCCGCGAGTTGGACAAGACCCTCCAGGGCTTTTCCGGTAAGGGCCAGGCCAGCCTCTGGGACAAGGAGGCCAAGCTATGGATCTTGGGCGACGTCTTGGAAGGGCTCGGACTAAGCCTCATCCAACACATGGAGGCCTTTCACAAGCGCGAGCCCCTCAAACAGGGCGTCGCAAGGGGAGAGCTGGCCTCCACATGGGGGAAGAAACACCCACCGAAGCTCATGCATTTCCTGTTGGAGCGGCTGCTCAAGACCGGCGGTCTGTCCCAGGATCTGGAGCTGTTGCGTCTGCCCGCCCACACAATTCTGTTGGGGACTGACCAGGAGGATCTGCGCGCCAGGATTCTCGGGGTCTATCAGGTCGGGGGGCTGACCCCTCCCAACTACAAGGATGTTCTGGAGATGATGGGGCTTGGCCCCAAGGACGTCCAGCCTGTGTACAAACTCCTTCAGGACCAGGGATTTCTGGCCCGGGTCAAGGAAGAGATGTACTTTGCCACCTCGGCTCTGGAAGCTCTTAAATCCAAAGTGCTGGAGTACTTTTCCTCAAACCGGGAACTCGGCCCCCAGGAGTTCAGGGAGCTGACCGGGCTGTCGCGCAAGTTCGCCATCCCCCTGCTGGAATACCTGGACAAGGAGAAGGTCACTATCCGCGTCGGTGACAAACGCGTCCCCAGGGCCGTCACAAGCGGGGCGGGGGCTTGA